The proteins below come from a single Lepeophtheirus salmonis chromosome 4, UVic_Lsal_1.4, whole genome shotgun sequence genomic window:
- the LOC121116024 gene encoding organic cation transporter protein-like, protein MSSINGNVMMTLDDFLQDHGEFGRYQAFVWFFNSIFFSLTAMQLMGWVFVGAELPHRCLLPNETLNASYHSISIQDIESIQCFIGNDSCSDSGFAYDESIVGDSVVKEWDLVCDESEKKSRVSAIVMVGYLIGSILFGSLPDKFGRKKILLIGVSLMFVSGCFTAFCQGYYSFLVSRALVGITLPVVETTLMVMGIELVGPSKRTLAGIGQWFFESFGLLLTALIAFLVNSNWRILQIIYTAPLCLIGVYYWTTPESPRWLLSKGRCEEATSIMEKVIKSNGHNIEYKVLLEKMKSISKNNENESASYNYWDLFKFPSLRIKIFVLSILWTTISAIYYVILLDQQELSDNIYIGFLITAVVQIPGYVISIQMIQHPRLGRKMSLIIMLILSGSCLCIHPFLYFESDLPWIRIVVSTIGRFGANCCYSILVLFTSEIYPTVMRNTGISLNYFISRFGCILAPYVLLLGKYSSIIFGALSILSGFLTILLPETNGMQLPDTIEESENIKINFSTFGKKKLYDK, encoded by the coding sequence ATGTCTAGCATTAATGGTAATGTAATGATGACCTTAGATGATTTTCTACAAGATCATGGAGAGTTTGGAAGATATCAAGCTTTTGTTTGGTTCTTtaactccatatttttttctttgacagcAATGCAACTAATGGGATGGGTTTTTGTTGGAGCAGAGCTTCCTCATAGATGCCTATTACCAAATGAGACTCTGAACGCCTCTTATCACTCAATTTCCATTCAGGATATTGAAAGTATTCAATGCTTTATCGGAAATGACAGCTGCTCGGATAGTGGATTTGCATATGATGAGAGTATTGTTGGGGATTCTGTCGTGAAGGAGTGGGATTTAGTCTGTGATGAAAGTGAAAAAAAGTCCAGGGTTAGTGCAATCGTCATGGTAGGTTATTTAATTGGATCCATCCTTTTTGGCAGTCTGCCTGATAAgtttggaaggaaaaaaatactactGATAGGAGTTTCTTTGATGTTCGTATCTGGGTGTTTCACAGCATTTTGTCAGGGATATTACTCCTTCCTAGTATCAAGGGCCCTTGTTGGGATAACACTTCCAGTTGTGGAAACAACGTTAATGGTGATGGGAATAGAACTAGTTGGTCCATCCAAAAGGACTTTAGCTGGAATTGGACAATGGTTTTTTGAGTCGTTTGGTTTGTTACTCACAGCGCTCATTGCATTTCTAGTAAATAGTAATTGGAGgattttacaaatcatttataCAGCACCCTTATGTTTAATTGGAGTGTACTATTGGACAACTCCTGAATCACCTAGATGGTTACTTTCTAAGGGTAGATGTGAGGAAGCCACTTCCATTATGGAAAAAGTCATAAAATCAAATGGGCATAATATAGAGTACAAGGTTCTTTTGGAAAAGATGAAATCCATCtcgaaaaataatgaaaatgagtCAGCGTCCTATAACTACTGGGATTTATTCAAGTTTCCAAGTCTAAGGATTAAAATATTCGTTCTTTCGATTTTGTGGACTACAATATCAGCTATATACTATGTCATACTTCTTGATCAACAGGAACTATCAGATAATATCTACATTGGCTTTCTAATCACTGCAGTTGTCCAGATTCCTGGATACGTCATCTCGATACAAATGATACAGCATCCAAGATTAGGACGCAAAATGTCCCTTATCATCATGTTAATACTCTCTGGATCCTGCCTTTGCATACACCCGTTTCTATATTTTGAGTCAGATTTACCTTGGATCAGAATTGTAGTGTCAACTATTGGAAGATTTGGAGCAAATTGTTGTTACTCTATATTAGTTCTTTTTACATCTGAGATATATCCCACTGTTATGAGGAACACGGGAATATCTTTGAACTATTTTATCAGTAGATTTGGTTGTATTTTAGCTCCATACGTTTTACTCCTTGGAAAATATTCTTCTATAATATTTGGAGCTTTAAGCATACTCTCAGgatttttaaccattttattACCAGAAACGAATGGCATGCAGTTACCAGACACCATTGAGGAATCagaaaacatcaaaattaatttttcgacctttggaaagaagaaattgtatgataaataa